Proteins encoded by one window of Mycolicibacterium cosmeticum:
- a CDS encoding acetyl-CoA C-acetyltransferase, with product MTTSVIVAGARTPVGKLMGSLKDFSGSDLGAIAIKGALEKAGVAASLVDYVIMGQVLTAGAGQMPARQAAVAAGIGWDVPALTINKMCLSGIDAIALADQLIRAGEFEVVVAGGQESMSQAPHLLPKSREGYKYGDVTVLDHMAYDGLHDVFTDQPMGALTEQRNDVDRFTRAEQDELAAQSHQKAAAAWKDGVFTDEVVPVSIPQRKGDPIEFAEDEGIRANTTAESLGGLKPAFRKDGTITAGSASQISDGAAAVVVMSKAKAQELGLEWLVEIGAHGVVAGPDSTLQSQPANAIKKAIAREGITVDQLDVIEINEAFAAVSLASTKELGVDPAKVNVSGGAIAIGHPIGASGARITLHAALELARKGSGYAVAALCGAGGQGDALILRRP from the coding sequence ATGACGACCTCGGTGATCGTGGCGGGTGCCCGGACCCCGGTGGGCAAGCTGATGGGCTCGCTCAAGGACTTCTCGGGCAGCGATCTGGGGGCCATCGCCATCAAGGGTGCGCTGGAGAAGGCGGGCGTGGCGGCGTCGCTCGTCGACTACGTGATCATGGGCCAGGTGCTGACCGCCGGCGCCGGCCAGATGCCGGCGCGCCAGGCCGCCGTCGCCGCCGGGATCGGCTGGGACGTGCCCGCCCTGACCATCAACAAGATGTGCCTGTCCGGCATCGACGCCATCGCCCTGGCCGATCAGTTGATCCGCGCCGGGGAGTTCGAGGTCGTCGTGGCCGGCGGCCAGGAGTCGATGAGCCAGGCGCCGCACCTGTTGCCCAAGAGCCGGGAGGGCTACAAGTACGGCGATGTGACCGTGCTGGATCACATGGCCTATGACGGTCTGCACGACGTGTTCACCGACCAGCCGATGGGCGCGCTCACCGAGCAGCGCAACGACGTCGACCGGTTCACCCGCGCCGAGCAGGACGAGCTGGCCGCCCAGTCGCACCAGAAGGCCGCGGCAGCGTGGAAGGACGGCGTCTTCACCGACGAGGTTGTGCCCGTGTCGATTCCGCAGCGCAAGGGCGACCCGATCGAGTTCGCCGAGGACGAGGGCATCCGGGCCAACACCACCGCCGAGTCCCTCGGCGGCCTGAAGCCGGCGTTCCGCAAGGACGGCACCATCACGGCCGGGTCGGCTTCGCAGATCTCCGATGGTGCCGCGGCCGTCGTGGTGATGAGCAAGGCCAAGGCGCAGGAGCTGGGCCTGGAGTGGTTGGTGGAGATCGGCGCGCACGGTGTGGTGGCCGGCCCGGACTCCACGCTGCAGAGCCAGCCCGCCAACGCCATCAAGAAGGCCATCGCTCGCGAGGGCATCACGGTGGACCAGTTGGACGTCATCGAGATCAACGAAGCGTTCGCCGCGGTGTCGCTGGCCTCGACCAAGGAGCTGGGCGTCGACCCGGCCAAGGTCAACGTCAGTGGTGGGGCCATCGCGATCGGGCACCCGATCGGGGCGTCCGGCGCCCGGATCACCCTGCACGCCGCGCTGGAGTTGGCGCGCAAGGGCTCGGGCTACGCGGTCGCTGCGCTGTGTGGTGCCGGCGGCCAGGGTGATGCGCTGATCCTGCGCCGTCCCTGA
- a CDS encoding DUF3817 domain-containing protein, protein MAPMALLVNGHRAAGWFRLVAAAEALSWVGLLVGMYFKYLGTPRTEIGVKVFGPIHGGIFIAFVVLAVLVGVAFKWSLTTWISALLASIVPLASVIFLIWAERTGRLGRSARPAEAAASGT, encoded by the coding sequence ATGGCGCCCATGGCACTGCTCGTCAATGGTCACCGCGCCGCAGGCTGGTTCCGGCTGGTCGCCGCGGCCGAAGCGCTCAGCTGGGTCGGTCTGCTGGTGGGGATGTACTTCAAGTACCTGGGCACACCCCGCACCGAGATCGGCGTCAAGGTCTTCGGGCCCATCCACGGTGGCATCTTCATCGCCTTCGTGGTGCTGGCGGTGCTGGTCGGAGTGGCGTTCAAATGGTCGCTGACCACCTGGATATCGGCGTTGCTGGCCAGCATCGTGCCGTTGGCCAGTGTGATCTTCCTCATCTGGGCCGAGCGCACCGGTCGCCTCGGCAGGAGTGCCCGCCCGGCCGAGGCCGCCGCGTCGGGGACGTGA